Below is a window of Arabidopsis thaliana chromosome 2, partial sequence DNA.
GGATATGGTATTTTTGTCTCCCTTGCATTTTCAGAATTCtatggggaaaaaaaaaatgaatgtaaCAAATTTCCAACCAAACTGTTATGTTAGGTATACCACCATCATTAATTTTAACTGGATGGATGCGTACTGAGTAAAGAAGAACTTGGCCATCCTCCATCGTCTTCAGGGAAAATGATCTCTCATTATGCTGCATGTGTCATATAGATGCTCAATAAAGCTAACTGCTGAATACAGAGAGGCCACTGCAGGGCAAATAAATTCAGGAGAAGTACTCACCACAACTGAGCAGATTCCTGGATACATGCCATAGCAAATAACTGCTCGGGTAAGATTTGCATCATTCCCCTCTGAATTGCAGATCGATGGGTTTCCATCTATAAGTCCAGTATCTTTGAGTAATGAGAAGAACTCTTTTCGAAGAGAATCAATAGCTCTCAGCGACTGTATTGACAGAAAGTTTTTCCAGCAGTAATCATATACAGCAGACTCTTCCTCAGCTTTTTTCCACCCCTCATATGCCCGAACAAGTGCAAGATGATCACTGTGATCACGTGAAAACTGGGACTTTGCGGCTTCTGCGAGCTGGGAAAGTTAAAAACGAAACATCATATTCTAAGGTCTTTCAGAAGACACGAGAATTCACAACACTTCATACCATCTGATTTCAAGACAAGATCTCTTTGGGAAAACTACGTCCATAATAAAAGTAttttcagagaagaagatggacgGTCAAGTCACCTTCACTAACAGAGAGACATGATGTGTTAAAGTTTAGTGGAAGAAGGGGCTTGCACGGGTATAACAAGAGACCAATAAATGGTATAACTATAAGTCTATAAAGTGCTAGATAAGACGTTGAACTGCATTTTATCTTATACATGGTGGGAGAAGGACTTACATCTTTCTTGTCCTGAGGTGTCAAGAAAGGATCTCTCACACTCAGGCCAGCCGCAACAGTCAATATGGGATCAAGGCAACCAAGAATAGCTCCTAGTATGAGCATTTTTCCAAGCTTTGGCTCCATGGGAAGCTTGGACAAATAACGACCTGCAAAGAATATCAACAACATGAGATAAATTTCAGTCCAGCTACCAAAACTGTCATGATTCAGCATATTTCCTCTAACCTAGAGTCGTGAGGTCTTCATTCTCATCCAATGCGCCAATTATCTTCAGAAATGCGATGGCCTTTTGAACCTGCGGGCAAAggggaagaaacaaaattactgTATCATTGATTATTATAAGTTTGGTTCAAATCAAACACCTTCACTTGAGTAAtgtttaaaaacagaaaacctaaccaaagaatcaaacaaatatgacGTACGGCTAGTAGTTCAGGAGATTGCAGCGCCCTTGACAAGAACTCGGATATGCTTCCGAGGTTTAAGCTTTTGATTTGCAGGCACAGTGAGTGTAAAGGCGTCCTTAAAATTTCAGGCAACTGATATTCTGCAAAAGCATCATATACGCACTTTGGGTAAAGATGGTAACACTGTCCAGGTCGAACACGACCggctcttcctcttctctgcAATCACAAACAGAGCATGAGAATCAACAATAAATATCACTAAATGTAAGCCCACGGACCAGTCAGATAGTTAAGATTGTTGGCAGTGAATACTTATACTCATTTTTAGTAGTCCAGTGTATTTGAAATGCAACTACgcaaaagacaaagaaagaaaatataatagcTAGTAGATTAACGTCTATGTAAACAGTACTACTAATCCCTGTCCTTGTTCCTGCGTttcttttattgaaaaaattgacTAATGGTCATTCCTATTATGAATCTAGGGGGAAATGGCTCCGTAGTCTTATTAATAGTTTGATTCTCAAAAGCTAACAACTCTAACAAACTATAGCAATACCTGCTGAGCTGAAACCTTGGAAATCCAAGAAGGAAGCAAACAGGGGGTATTGTTTAATGCATCATAGGAGGTCTCTTTTGCCTTTCCACAGTCAATGACAAAAGCAACATCATTGATCGTGATGCTCGTTTCTGCGATATTAGTGGCTAGGACTATCTTTCTTACTCCACTTGCAGGTTCTTCAAATATTAACCTCTGCATTTACTCAAAATAAAGTCAACGGTTAATGATAAATATGGTATCTTTCAAATACAGGTTCTGGTTGCAAAGAACGGAGagggaaaaagagaagaaattggtATCAGCTCTTCAACAGATGAACTCGGTTATATTCGACGGTCATTCTACAATGCAAACTACACTAGCATGTGTTGTCATCAGgagaaaaacattataaatcaCCTGCTCAAAAGTTTCCATAGAACCATGGCAGGCAAGCAACATAACCAAATCTGGGTTGCCAAAGATCGGATGAATCTGCAGTTTTTCTTTCAGAGAGCTGATATCATCCCACCCagtcaaaaaaattaaaataccaCCAGGACCCTCATTCTCACATATATTGCAAAGGAGAAATTCTATGAGGTTAAAACCAATGCAATCAGGATACCAACAAGATAAAGACTCTCGAGTCTCAGGGCTAAACTCCTTGAAGTCAGCTGCTCTCAGTGCGTCCTGTTTGCATAAGGGAAAAAGAAATGAGGACCTAACATGTAGAGTTAAGCTGCTGATATTCTTTTTCTAGATACCTCAACGACAAAGGTAATTTGGCTCTTCCGTTTTTTTGGGATCTGTTTGTTCATCTTCCACGTTCTTTCTTGACCATAATCATCAATTTGATTGTATGGAGTCAATCTGTACCGGGTCATCTCCAGAATATCCTCTAGGAAATGACTACGAACTGGATATGTAAATCCCTATAGTGAAGAAGACAATATTAGTAGTTTCACTGGGGTTAATCAGAGCATATAGATCCAAGGAATATTGAACTCAGCAAAAGATTAAATATCTTGAAATGTTCTAAAGAGgataaacaaatatgtttcttACTTACTGGAATATAAATGACACCTGCCCCACCAAAGTATGACGAGAAAAGCTCCGCATCTAAAGTTGCACTCATCAAAATCAGCTTAAGCTCTGAGCGACGAGATAGCAGATCCTTAAGAATGATAAGAAGGAAATCTAAAATACAAAAGTAATATAGTAAGACACCTAAATCAAGTTAAGCTAAAAATGAGGAGCTGCTTGATAGCAAAAGTATACATACCTTCATTCATTCCACGCTCATGAATTTCATCCACGATAACATGAGTAACTCCTCTTAAATTTCTATCTACCAACAAGCGTCTCAACAAAATGCCTGTGGTGCAGAAGAGTAAGCGGGTATCTCTTCCTTTAACACCTTCCAATCGAACTTTATATCCAACCTTCacaaaaaagtaagaaaaaagcAAGAGAGCTTAATCagtaaaaaagagaggaatTCAAAGTATAAGAAGGGTCCACGCTAACTAGATATAGGAGCATGCAGGGTGAAACTCACAGATTCACCCAACTGCTCTCCTCTCTCGTAAGCAACCCTCTCCGAAACAGACATAGCAGATATTCTCCTTGGTTGAGTACATATGATACTGGAAAAAGCTCCACGGTTTGCTTCAATCTCGGATTCTAAAATAAACTGCGGGATTTGTGTGGTCTTGCCGCAACCTGTTTCTCCAGAGATAACAATAACCTGCAATACGAAAATTTATGTGGGTAATCGGAACTAATACAAAACCAAGACGACCGTCAAGTTGATATTCGATTTTCTATTTGACACAGATGTCACACGACTGAGCTCAAGCATGCTTCCAGTTATCTTCTGTGCAGACCTGATTTTGTGAAATAGCTGTCAATACTGAATGCCTTTGCTTGAAAGCAGGGAGACTTGTACGAGAATCCAACATTCTTTGGCCTTCTACGGATGCCTAATCAATGGAACACATCAAAACTAAATGGACGATGAAAAAGCATAGATGAAGAATATATTAAGGACCTAATATAAACAGAACCTGCCAATATTGTTGTCGATCACGCAGCTGCAAACTCCTTTGCCAAAGAATTTTGGTGGCAGAGATGGGTAGTGGTTGCTCAGAAAACCATTCATCAGTACTGCTAATGCTACTAGTTCTTGAGACGGAATTGGCAGGGACTCTATCTATCCTATTAGAGCTTTTACTGAGGTATTCTGTGAGGTAAGCTTCAACTCTTTGAAGAAGGTCAGTATGCAAATTCAcctgtaaatatttttgtatatatctgctctttaaagaaaaacaagccGTCTTGCGTTAAGTgtaagagaagagagtgagGAGCAGCGGATAATACCTCCCTCTGTGGCTTCTTGTCATCTAAATCAAACCTATAGTTGGGGAGTGGGATCTTACTGAAGACAACAACCTTAGCATATGCATGActgcaaaaaagaaacagaaatggTTGTACTagtgagaaagaagaaagaaaggagCAGCATGATTGATGTACCTATACAATCCCAGGGTTGTAGCCAGAGCAGCAAGTTTATCAAAATCCCGTCTATCTTTTTTCTCCCTGGAAATAACTTCTTGCTTTAAAGAATCTTTCAAAAGCATTGAAAATCTCTTATTCCAATCATCCAAGTCGGCACAGTGAAAGGTACCCTCCTGCTGCAAATTGATATGGTTCCAGTAGAAAGATAAAGGGATTTTTATAAAATGCTACTCGAGAGCAAATCGAAAACTAGAATCGCCATTGTAAGAGCATCAATCAAAAAGCTCAGAGATGCatgaaaaaaagatgaagaagaagttaaccGGTTGGCGATCCTCGGAAACGCGGTCATCATAAGCGGAGACATAGCGAACTGGAGAGAGAGGAACAGGATTGAAGCCGTAATCGGAACCAAGGCGCTGGTGAGGCGGAACGTACAGCGAAGGAGGAAGACGATTCGTCATCGGAGCCAAATtcaaaactctaaactctCTCTACTGTAAGTCAAAAGTAAACTAtaaagagggagagagatctCCGCTGCTTCTTCTAACACTGAACTTGCAACTATGCCAATTTTACCTAATCGCCCTCCAAAAATTTTGTAAACTTAAAAGAAGAATTACACAATTTGGTTTTGCAGTCAAACAGTAATCAGTCTTTCTGAGAGGAAATATAGATTTAAGAGGATGTTTTCACGTTGctcacatacatatatgatatGATCGTGACTCGTGACTGTCTTTCTTTCtcagagacaaaacaaaaaagggaaaaaaaaacaaaagacaacaATGGTCCTTAATCCTTATTACGATCTCTGAAATTAACAAATCAGTAGGTGTAACCCTTGACAAACATTCCTTTCTTGGCATCCTCGTTCTCTCCCTCGGCTGAGTATTTGCCGAGCTGGGCCAGTGAGTTGGCCTTTGCCCTCACCAACAGTGCCTTCTGCGAGGCCTCAATCTTCTCCGGCTTGCCTTGCCATGTTCTGAGCACGGAGTTCTGCAGGGCACGTGCGTATGAGAAGGACACATGCCATGGGTTTGGGCTCTGGTTCATGGCGTTCAGGTTCAGTGTGGCCTCTGCCTCTGATTGTCCTCCTGACAGAAACATGATCCCTGGGACAGCCGGAGGAACCCTCCTTTTCAGCATGGTGAGCGTGAAATCTGCAACGGTCTCGGGAGAGGCCTTGTTCTTGTGCTCAGCGCCTGGGGTGACCATGCTCGGCTTCAACAGAATGCCCTCAAACATGACGTTGTTCTGTGCCAAGTAGAAGAACACCTCTGACCACACTTTCTCTGCCACCTCCAGAGTCCTCTCTATTGGGTGGTCCCCGTCCAGAAGGATCTCTGGCTCCACAATGGGGACAAGACCATTATCCTGAGAGATGGCTGCATAGCGAGCCAGCCCCCACGCAGCTTCCTTCACAGCCAGTGCTGAAGGACCGCAGGGAACACTCACCACTGTCCTCCTagacaaacacacacaaacatcaaaactaGGAAGAGCATTTTCACATCAAACCAAAGAGTTAATACCATATGTAAGATAACATGGTGAAATATATGACATACCACTTGGCAAAACGAGCGCCTTGCTTGTAGTACTCAGCAGAGCGTGAGGCCAATCCATCCAAGCCTTGGCACCAAGACTCTTCGTTGGAACCGGCTAGGGGAGACAAGCCCTACGCGGTGGATTGCATTGTCAACACTTCACTCAACACACATAAAAACTCAACTacttatgatgatgatgacagaATAAATGGATAAAAAATACCTTGTCAACTTTGATGCCAGGGACGATGTTGGCATCGCGCAAGCAATCGACAAAGGTCTTACCGTCCTTGGTGGACTGGTAAAGAGTCTCCTCGAAGAGAATGGAACCAGAGATGTAATCGCCGAGGCCAGGAGTGGTAAGCAGAAGTTGCCTGTAGGCCTGACGGTTGTCCTCGGTGTTATCCAAGCCGATAGAAGCAAGCCTCTTCCCACAGGTTGCATTGGACTCATCGATCGCCAAGATACCTCTCCCAGGGGATGCAATGCTTTTCTATTACGCAATAATCAGAGAATCTCACTCTACGTTTGACTTTGAGAATTACGGAAACGAATCCAAACTAATAAAGcatcaaagagagagagaggataAGGAGGATACTCACGGCGGTTTTAACAAGCTCGTCGGAGTAAGCACCGGCGCGGATCGCGAAGGAGActcgaggaggaggagaagaagaagcagaggtgTGAGCAAAGGAGCGTTGGCCGATCCATGGAGAAGAGAGGGTGTTAGGCTTAACGAAGCTAGCAGACGCCATAGGTAGTACAAGGAAGGTACAAAAGTGATGGTGATCAATCTCTCGGGGACTCCGCGggacagagacagagagagatcTGGGATTTGGAGGAGAGTGTTAAAGCCAAAGGTTTTGTTTACTACTATTAGTAGTCGTCTACTTTGGCATCACCTACTCCCACCACCAAAAAGCCTCCTTCTCTTTACCATTTTATTCCCCAATTTACCGTAAATGACGCTTTTAACCTTGAGGGAGATACTGGTAATTTTTTCTAGTAGTTCATCAGTCTCTCAACAACAAGAATCTGAGAATAACCAAAACTCTACCGTTTCGTCTACCCAAACTATCCTTCTCCTACCATTGCCTCTTCGTCTAACTCAAtcgtttttcttaattaatcaaattacATGACCTATCACCTCTTCAAGGAGTGTGATGAAAGAGAATGGGCCGGATATTCCCTTTTTTATCTGTTGGGCCACAATAGTAAACAACTTATATAACAGGCAAACTCTTTTACGTAATTGATTTTTGGGCCCAATAGTAATAGGGCTTAGTTTCAGATAAACAATAAGAGCCCACGACAGCTTTGGTGTTCTTgggtctttttctttttttttttcctttttattaagGCAACCATCCAATAAGTCCAAATATTGGTGTTACTCGTAACAGGCGAGGAAGGTGtaaacaagaagagagaaaatgcAAGTTCCGAGAAACGTTATATATATGCGACATGAGAAAGTGgcaactttttctttcttgtatcTTACACtacttttttgtatttttaaagtatctttgatttgataacAGTTTTCTAAAACTGTTGGCCACAATTTAAATGCATATTCATATGTATGTTCAAATTTACAGCAACTCAGTTTGACCCCacaaaaaaagggaaaaacaacaacaaaattcaagACTATATGACTAAATATGTTCAAGTGcttcaattatatattagGTACAAGAATATGAATATAATGCCAATCTTATCTTAATCAGAGTAGGAACTagtaattttcatattttaagacAAGTTTGAAAgttgttttaattaaacatgCGTAAAGTTCCATTCTCTGCTCTCAGATGAATGGCATATCGATCATAATTCACCTAGTACTTCTTCTAGAGTGTTCTACGCTGCCTCTACGTATTAGAATATAGTATATGTAAAAGGTGTTGGTGCAGATCTTTGATTAACACTTTGGTCAGTCACATatctaatgatttttaaacGATAAACCCCAAAACGCGTCTTCATACAGTTCACATGCATATGTCACCCAGAAGAATTGACTCTCAGATCTTTCTAGGTGTTTGTGTTCACACTTCGCCACGCTCTCTCTGTTAGAAACGatttaaatatacaaacaaagCTAGTCAGTGTTTCCCATtcgaaaaaagagaaaagacaaaagagagtGTGTTATTTGTCTTGTAATGAAACCTATTGAGTATGGTTGACTGGTTGGTGCGTAGGGAGAAGCAGAAGGTGATAGGACCACGTTGTTGTTTATTTGGCAATTCTTTTACAAGCCCTTGGTCCtgttttctccatcttctctacttcatttgtcattttcattGTTTACTTATTAAATTTACATCCATGTTaactattttcatttaaacAACAACGTACGTGGACCTATCGACTGATCATCCCTTGGTCGACAAACAATGATGGATCGGAacttgatttggttttcttgagtTATGTGAAAAAGCATCGCATTATCAATTTTAACAACTTTTCTATAGCTCTTAATTCTGTCTAGCTAATAGACCTATAGTTTCTAAAACAAATACTATAGTCTTGCAAGCCGCATGCTACCTAATGCAGTATATATTTGGATAATTTCAAATTGTCTTTATTATTTcctcatatttttatttaattatttagataatttttatttattgttttatgaattttctaaaattttggatttattataattaagaCTTTTGAACTTAAAATTGTATTCAGttaattgattaataaaattaagcTTTTACCTTTTCAGAGAAGAGTATTCTCTAATTCCTTGCTTTCGGTAGATCTTGAAAGATTTCAACGGTTATAAAAAGATGTAGGATTCGGTATTCGAAGAGAATCAACGAATTCCTTACGTTCTCTCGTTTCTGTTATTCTGAGGAATCAACAGATCCAAAAAATTCTAGTTTTCTGGTATTCCGAGGAATCAACGGATGTCTAGTTCTATCCATTAAAACTTCCGCTACTTCAGTTGGTATCAAAGCTAGAACTAGAGATTCGTTGATAcacttaacaaacaaacaaaaaaaacttaaaatcaaaatttgacaCACACACCAAAATGAGTTACCTTTTACTCATTCATGTTcatactatataaaatatattttcgtCGAAACAATCACTCctcctaaaatattttaaatttttaatgcaaaaaatattagttgtgttttgtttattttataataaatgatttaatcatataaacaACGAGGATCGATAAGACACTCGCATGCTATTTTTACCAGGATTACATTAGAATGAGAGTCACAACCACATAATGAAGACGATCGTCTGCTAGCTATGTGACGAGAGATGGTAAGTGGTTTCAGATTTTATGATGTAAAGTGGAAGGAGTGGTCAAATAATTAGGTCAAAGAGAGTCGAGGTGGTTGTCACTGGTTGGCTATATCGATGACTAAACCACACACCTACACcttcaatttctattttaattatgttttctgaATAACTTAATACTATCTTATATGATCGTtagtaacaaatatttttttaaaaaaaatttatgtacATTCATAGGTAGCACGAAGTGAACAAATACTTGAATTTTCTTGCGTCAATATAGAACTAAGATCATACATACATGATACATAatgaatttatgtttatattagATATGCGTCACAAGGGAGACAAGAAGCGAAGCGAGGATCGTGCTAAAATCTTGGTCAAGTTCACAAATTATGAATTgctttatatattaaacaatCTCTCACAAAGGATGgataatttaattagttgGTTCCCTGTCAGTTGTTAATTAAGAATTAATCACAAACCGCCCACTTCCTTTTTATATTCCAAAAATGCTTCTCCAATGTTCTACACTTAAgtatatcatataattaaatgaaacTATGAATGAGTAAAATAATTGAAACATACTATTTAACTAGCTAGCTGGGGgatttgtaaataatataacaaagGTCGACAATTGATACTTTTTCCATGTTGGGAAATTCTGAAAACTGATCAATATATATGAGTAATCGacaagaaaataactaaaacttAGACTTTGAATGGTTATAGCGGtttaagaagacaaaaatgtCTATATACCAAATCGtgttttatttactatttataaattatattatgtaATAGTGCGgattccaaaaaataaaaaataaaaattgttgtgGACTAACTACGAACCgtctttaaattaaatttgcaGCGGATTGTTGTTCGATCTAAAATTAGTATGGACTGAACCGCTAACGGATTAATCTGCACTAACCACAACATCCATTCAAAGACTTAATTATTTACTATCATGTTATATTTGTGGGGCATTAATAAGTGAAACATATtaatagtaattaaaatgaatGATATGAGCCATGATCTTAGGACTAAACATTGGGCATGCTAAATTGCTAATAATATCTATCACAAGAAGAAGCGCGACACAAAGGAATAGATGCGATCATGAAAGATCATTATGATGATTcagtgtttttcttctttaggtTCTAAAGCTCAATGATTGAAGGCCTctgtaaaattttgtttggtctttGGAGATAGAAAGGAGCTTAGATAGAGATATGAAATCAGCATCCAACAACATTTTAGAGTCATTCAATTTT
It encodes the following:
- a CDS encoding DEA(D/H)-box RNA helicase family protein, whose translation is MLLKDSLKQEVISREKKDRRDFDKLAALATTLGLYSHAYAKVVVFSKIPLPNYRFDLDDKKPQREVNLHTDLLQRVEAYLTEYLSKSSNRIDRVPANSVSRTSSISSTDEWFSEQPLPISATKILWQRSLQLRDRQQYWQASVEGQRMLDSRTSLPAFKQRHSVLTAISQNQVIVISGETGCGKTTQIPQFILESEIEANRGAFSSIICTQPRRISAMSVSERVAYERGEQLGESVGYKVRLEGVKGRDTRLLFCTTGILLRRLLVDRNLRGVTHVIVDEIHERGMNEDFLLIILKDLLSRRSELKLILMSATLDAELFSSYFGGAGVIYIPGFTYPVRSHFLEDILEMTRYRLTPYNQIDDYGQERTWKMNKQIPKKRKSQITFVVEDALRAADFKEFSPETRESLSCWYPDCIGFNLIEFLLCNICENEGPGGILIFLTGWDDISSLKEKLQIHPIFGNPDLVMLLACHGSMETFEQRLIFEEPASGVRKIVLATNIAETSITINDVAFVIDCGKAKETSYDALNNTPCLLPSWISKVSAQQRRGRAGRVRPGQCYHLYPKCVYDAFAEYQLPEILRTPLHSLCLQIKSLNLGSISEFLSRALQSPELLAVQKAIAFLKIIGALDENEDLTTLGRYLSKLPMEPKLGKMLILGAILGCLDPILTVAAGLSVRDPFLTPQDKKDLAEAAKSQFSRDHSDHLALVRAYEGWKKAEEESAVYDYCWKNFLSIQSLRAIDSLRKEFFSLLKDTGLIDGNPSICNSEGNDANLTRAVICYGMYPGICSVVHNERSFSLKTMEDGQVLLYSNSENARETKIPYPWLVFNEKIKVNSVFLRDSTACSDSTLILFGGSISKGDTDGHLKMLGGYLEFFMKPDVAEIYQTLKKELDELIQNKLLNPKVDMQAHRELLSAIRLLVSEDGCDGRFVFGHQILRPLEISALSTKPSLFSRTESGPGGDNSKSQLQTILTRAGYTVPMYKTKQLKNNKFQTTVEFNETQIMGQPCSNKKSAEKDAAAEAIQWLKGGAKESHEQVNHMSKLLKKGKKDHL
- a CDS encoding DEA(D/H)-box RNA helicase family protein (DEA(D/H)-box RNA helicase family protein; FUNCTIONS IN: in 6 functions; INVOLVED IN: biological_process unknown; LOCATED IN: intracellular; EXPRESSED IN: 19 plant structures; EXPRESSED DURING: 12 growth stages; CONTAINS InterPro DOMAIN/s: Helicase-associated domain (InterPro:IPR007502), DNA/RNA helicase, DEAD/DEAH box type, N-terminal (InterPro:IPR011545), Domain of unknown function DUF1605 (InterPro:IPR011709), Double-stranded RNA-binding (InterPro:IPR001159), Double-stranded RNA-binding-like (InterPro:IPR014720), DEAD-like helicase, N-terminal (InterPro:IPR014001), DNA/RNA helicase, C-terminal (InterPro:IPR001650), Helicase, superfamily 1/2, ATP-binding domain (InterPro:IPR014021); BEST Arabidopsis thaliana protein match is: DEA(D/H)-box RNA helicase family protein (TAIR:AT1G48650.2); Has 13137 Blast hits to 8990 proteins in 1526 species: Archae - 10; Bacteria - 5358; Metazoa - 2929; Fungi - 1766; Plants - 978; Viruses - 93; Other Eukaryotes - 2003 (source: NCBI BLink).), translated to MTNRLPPSLYVPPHQRLGSDYGFNPVPLSPVRYVSAYDDRVSEDRQPQEGTFHCADLDDWNKRFSMLLKDSLKQEVISREKKDRRDFDKLAALATTLGLYSHAYAKVVVFSKIPLPNYRFDLDDKKPQREVNLHTDLLQRVEAYLTEYLSKSSNRIDRVPANSVSRTSSISSTDEWFSEQPLPISATKILWQRSLQLRDRQQYWQASVEGQRMLDSRTSLPAFKQRHSVLTAISQNQVIVISGETGCGKTTQIPQFILESEIEANRGAFSSIICTQPRRISAMSVSERVAYERGEQLGESVGYKVRLEGVKGRDTRLLFCTTGILLRRLLVDRNLRGVTHVIVDEIHERGMNEDFLLIILKDLLSRRSELKLILMSATLDAELFSSYFGGAGVIYIPGFTYPVRSHFLEDILEMTRYRLTPYNQIDDYGQERTWKMNKQIPKKRKSQITFVVEDALRAADFKEFSPETRESLSCWYPDCIGFNLIEFLLCNICENEGPGGILIFLTGWDDISSLKEKLQIHPIFGNPDLVMLLACHGSMETFEQRLIFEEPASGVRKIVLATNIAETSITINDVAFVIDCGKAKETSYDALNNTPCLLPSWISKVSAQQRRGRAGRVRPGQCYHLYPKCVYDAFAEYQLPEILRTPLHSLCLQIKSLNLGSISEFLSRALQSPELLAVQKAIAFLKIIGALDENEDLTTLGRYLSKLPMEPKLGKMLILGAILGCLDPILTVAAGLSVRDPFLTPQDKKDLAEAAKSQFSRDHSDHLALVRAYEGWKKAEEESAVYDYCWKNFLSIQSLRAIDSLRKEFFSLLKDTGLIDGNPSICNSEGNDANLTRAVICYGMYPGICSVVHNERSFSLKTMEDGQVLLYSNSENARETKIPYPWLVFNEKIKVNSVFLRDSTACSDSTLILFGGSISKGDTDGHLKMLGGYLEFFMKPDVAEIYQTLKKELDELIQNKLLNPKVDMQAHRELLSAIRLLVSEDGCDGRFVFGHQILRPLEISALSTKPSLFSRTESGPGGDNSKSQLQTILTRAGYTVPMYKTKQLKNNKFQTTVEFNETQIMGQPCSNKKSAEKDAAAEAIQWLKGGAKESHEQVNHMSKLLKKGKKDHL
- the PDE345 gene encoding Aldolase superfamily protein (Aldolase superfamily protein; FUNCTIONS IN: fructose-bisphosphate aldolase activity; INVOLVED IN: response to oxidative stress, response to cadmium ion, pentose-phosphate shunt; LOCATED IN: mitochondrion, chloroplast, plastoglobule; EXPRESSED IN: 25 plant structures; EXPRESSED DURING: 15 growth stages; CONTAINS InterPro DOMAIN/s: Aldolase-type TIM barrel (InterPro:IPR013785), Fructose-bisphosphate aldolase, class-I (InterPro:IPR000741); BEST Arabidopsis thaliana protein match is: fructose-bisphosphate aldolase 2 (TAIR:AT4G38970.1); Has 4797 Blast hits to 4792 proteins in 909 species: Archae - 0; Bacteria - 723; Metazoa - 1159; Fungi - 8; Plants - 476; Viruses - 0; Other Eukaryotes - 2431 (source: NCBI BLink).), with the protein product MASASFVKPNTLSSPWIGQRSFAHTSASSSPPPRVSFAIRAGAYSDELVKTAKSIASPGRGILAIDESNATCGKRLASIGLDNTEDNRQAYRQLLLTTPGLGDYISGSILFEETLYQSTKDGKTFVDCLRDANIVPGIKVDKGLSPLAGSNEESWCQGLDGLASRSAEYYKQGARFAKWRTVVSVPCGPSALAVKEAAWGLARYAAISQDNGLVPIVEPEILLDGDHPIERTLEVAEKVWSEVFFYLAQNNVMFEGILLKPSMVTPGAEHKNKASPETVADFTLTMLKRRVPPAVPGIMFLSGGQSEAEATLNLNAMNQSPNPWHVSFSYARALQNSVLRTWQGKPEKIEASQKALLVRAKANSLAQLGKYSAEGENEDAKKGMFVKGYTY